A genome region from Erigeron canadensis isolate Cc75 chromosome 3, C_canadensis_v1, whole genome shotgun sequence includes the following:
- the LOC122593295 gene encoding PXMP2/4 family protein 4-like: MSSSRFLRNGNNAHHYITTILKRPTISNSFGAPITRPVFQNQPKYWYSKFPEKKVKGVDFSIPFAAKGVVTRFSWVSNNGFVGWYLGMLKTRPVLTKSVTCSLIYIAADLSSQTITRSSSDSYDLVRTLRMAGYGMIILGPAMHFWFNFVSRIFPKRDLIATFSKMFMGQSIFGPIMTVVFFSVNAGLQGENSSEIVARLKRDLVPTLLSGVMFWPICDFITFRFIPVHLQPLVSNSFAYIWTVYITYMASLEKAETS; encoded by the exons atgagttcatCACGCTTTCTGAGAAATGGCAATAACGCCCATCATTATATAACAACTATATTGAAAAGACCCACTATATCTAACTCATTCGGAGCTCCAATAACCCGACCAGTTTTCCAAAACCAACCCAAATATTGGTATTCAAAATTTCCTGAAAAAAAGGTCAAAGGTGTTGACTTTTCTATACCATTTGCTGCAAAAGGTGTTGTAACAAGGTTTTCTTGGGTATCAAATAATGGGTTTGTTGGTTGGTATTTGGGTATGCTTAAAACCCGACCCGTTTTGACTAAAAGTGTTACTTGTTCCCTTATTTATATTGCTGCTGATTTATCTTCTCAG ACAATCACGCGGTCATCTTCAGACTCTTATGATCTAGTACGTACTTTACGTATGGCTGGTTATGGAATGATTATATTAGGTCCAGCAATGCATTTCTGGTTCAACTTTGTGTCCAGAATTTTTCCAAAAAGAGACCTTATTGCAACTTTCTCAAAGATGTTCATGGGGCAGTCAATATTTGGGCCTATTATGACTGTTGTATTTTTCTCAGTGAATGCAGGTCTACAAG GCGAAAATAGTTCAGAAATAGTTGCTAGATTGAAGCGAGACTTGGTCCCTACATTGCTCAGTGGTGTTATGTTCTGGCCCATCTGTGATTTTATCACCTTCAGATTCATCCCTGTTCATTTGCAG CCTTTAGTGAGCAACTCATTTGCATACATATGGACTGTCTACATCACATACATGGCAAGCTTAGAGAAAGCAGAAACCAGTTAA